Proteins encoded by one window of Gemmatimonadaceae bacterium:
- the dapA gene encoding 4-hydroxy-tetrahydrodipicolinate synthase, translating to MGSCNLRGAITALVTPFTPDGAIDEPALRALVAWQIEQGIDGLVPVGSTGEAATLTLAERERVVAITAEVAAGRVPVIAGAGSNDTAVAIETSRVLARAGATHLLHVSPMYSKPPQRGLLAHFRAVADAAPVPVVLYNVPGRTASNVEADTQLALAEHPNICATKEASGNIEQIGEILRRRPAGFAVLSGDDGLTADVMARGGEGIISVVGNAVPAAMHALTVAAGRGDRAAALTLHSQLAPLFGAAFVESNPMPIKAALAMMGRIQNVLRLPLVPLDPRHEPLLRTALISAGVSL from the coding sequence ATGGGTTCCTGCAATCTGCGCGGCGCCATCACGGCGCTGGTGACGCCGTTCACGCCCGATGGCGCCATTGACGAACCTGCCCTGCGCGCGCTCGTCGCGTGGCAGATCGAGCAGGGGATCGACGGCCTCGTCCCCGTGGGATCGACCGGCGAGGCGGCGACACTCACGCTCGCCGAACGCGAGCGCGTGGTGGCCATCACGGCGGAGGTTGCCGCGGGGCGCGTGCCGGTCATCGCCGGCGCCGGGAGCAACGACACCGCCGTCGCCATCGAGACGTCGCGCGTCCTCGCGCGGGCCGGCGCCACGCACCTGCTGCACGTGTCGCCGATGTACAGCAAGCCGCCGCAGCGCGGCCTGCTCGCGCACTTTCGCGCCGTCGCCGACGCCGCGCCGGTCCCCGTGGTGCTCTACAACGTCCCCGGCCGCACGGCGAGCAACGTGGAGGCCGATACCCAGCTCGCGCTCGCCGAGCATCCGAATATCTGCGCGACGAAGGAAGCGTCGGGCAACATCGAGCAGATCGGCGAAATCCTGCGGCGCCGCCCCGCCGGCTTTGCCGTGCTCTCGGGTGACGACGGACTGACCGCGGACGTGATGGCCCGCGGCGGCGAGGGGATCATTTCCGTGGTTGGCAACGCGGTCCCCGCCGCCATGCACGCGCTCACGGTGGCGGCCGGACGTGGCGACCGGGCCGCGGCGCTCACCCTGCACAGCCAACTGGCGCCGCTCTTCGGCGCGGCGTTCGTCGAGTCGAACCCGATGCCAATCAAGGCGGCGCTGGCCATGATGGGACGCATACAGAACGTGCTGCGCCTGCCGCTGGTCCCGCTCGACCCGCGTCACGAACCGCTGCTCCGCACGGCGCTGATCAGCGCAGGGGTCTCTCTCTAA
- a CDS encoding M20/M25/M40 family metallo-hydrolase, with amino-acid sequence MSDVVSLAAELLAVQSPSRDEGRAVEFVSRWLIARGWNVTLQEVSAGRSNVWASRRGGGVTLSTHLDTVPPYVAPRLDGDRLYGRGACDAKGIAAAMLVAADRLAEAGEERVDLLFVVGEERGSDGARAANQLEATSRFLINGEPTESRLATGCKGAWRVTARTRGREAHSAYPQLGASAILPMCELLPQLADLELPVDARLGATTINVGVVRGGTEANIVPGLCEAELLVRMVGDRAPVQAALERWAGERAELTFGSFIPAQHFHVVPGFETASMAYTSDIPLLPRWGTPLLFGPGSIHVAHTPDEFIALDELRAAVDTYERLVRTLLAS; translated from the coding sequence ATGTCCGACGTCGTCTCACTCGCCGCTGAACTGCTCGCGGTCCAGTCACCGTCTCGCGACGAAGGACGGGCCGTCGAGTTTGTTTCCCGCTGGCTCATCGCGCGTGGATGGAACGTCACGCTGCAGGAAGTGTCTGCCGGCCGCTCCAACGTGTGGGCGTCGCGGCGCGGCGGCGGGGTCACGCTCTCCACGCATCTCGACACGGTCCCGCCGTACGTCGCGCCGCGCCTCGACGGTGACCGGCTCTACGGCCGCGGGGCGTGCGATGCCAAGGGAATCGCGGCGGCGATGCTCGTCGCGGCCGACCGCCTCGCCGAAGCGGGGGAGGAGCGCGTCGACCTGCTCTTCGTCGTCGGCGAGGAGCGCGGCTCCGACGGCGCCCGCGCCGCCAACCAGCTCGAGGCGACGTCGCGGTTCCTGATCAACGGCGAGCCGACGGAGAGCCGGCTCGCCACCGGCTGCAAGGGCGCGTGGCGCGTGACGGCGCGCACGCGCGGCCGCGAGGCGCACTCCGCCTATCCGCAGCTCGGCGCGTCGGCGATCCTCCCGATGTGCGAGCTGCTCCCGCAGCTGGCCGACCTCGAACTGCCCGTCGATGCCAGGCTCGGCGCGACGACCATCAACGTCGGCGTTGTCCGGGGCGGCACCGAGGCGAACATCGTTCCCGGACTGTGCGAGGCCGAACTGCTCGTGCGGATGGTCGGCGACCGCGCGCCGGTGCAGGCGGCACTCGAGCGGTGGGCCGGCGAGCGGGCGGAACTCACCTTCGGGTCGTTCATCCCGGCGCAGCACTTTCACGTCGTTCCGGGGTTCGAGACGGCGTCGATGGCCTACACGTCCGACATCCCGCTCCTTCCACGCTGGGGCACGCCGCTGCTCTTCGGCCCCGGCTCCATTCACGTCGCCCACACGCCCGACGAGTTCATCGCGCTCGATGAACTGCGCGCCGCGGTCGACACCTACGAGCGCCTCGTGCGCACCCTGCTCGCCTCATGA
- the aroA gene encoding 3-phosphoshikimate 1-carboxyvinyltransferase, with protein MAVMRVAGEVRVPGDKSISHRALMLGALGDGASRVRGVLQSLDVHSTAGVLRALGVAIPALDADLVIPGVGRRGLRAPVVDLDCGNSGTTTRLMAGIVAGSPLSARFIGDASLSRRPMGRVARPLSAMGARFEFAAGDGLPMTVHGGALQGLTWRMEAASAQVKSAILLAGLVADVPVEVHEESPTRDHTERMFLGRGVDLRVEGSVVSLVPSGRLDAADQLVPGDPSSAAFFAVLAAIADRGELALDDVCINPTRAGAFRVLQRMGAALRFEGARLDGGEEIARVVVAPGGLRGTVIEGSEVPSLVDELPVLACAAACAEGETRVTGAGELRVKESDRIKAIVENLRAVGAEAEELTDGFVVRGSGRRPFTGRVTTHADHRIAMAFGVLGAVPGSQITVDDPACAAVSFPTFWEELARVVG; from the coding sequence ATGGCGGTCATGCGCGTTGCCGGTGAGGTGCGGGTCCCGGGGGACAAGTCAATCTCGCATCGGGCCCTGATGCTCGGCGCGCTCGGCGACGGTGCGTCGCGCGTGCGCGGTGTCCTGCAGTCGCTCGATGTGCACAGCACCGCCGGCGTGCTCCGTGCGCTTGGCGTGGCCATCCCCGCGCTCGATGCGGACCTCGTCATTCCCGGCGTCGGACGGCGCGGCCTGCGCGCTCCGGTGGTGGACCTCGACTGCGGCAACAGCGGCACGACCACGCGCCTGATGGCGGGCATCGTCGCCGGCTCGCCGCTGTCGGCGCGATTCATCGGCGACGCCAGCCTCAGCCGGCGCCCGATGGGACGCGTGGCACGGCCGCTCTCCGCGATGGGCGCGCGTTTTGAGTTCGCCGCGGGCGACGGGCTGCCGATGACCGTGCACGGCGGCGCCCTGCAGGGACTTACGTGGCGCATGGAGGCGGCGAGCGCGCAGGTGAAGAGCGCCATCCTCCTGGCGGGCCTGGTGGCCGACGTGCCGGTGGAAGTGCACGAGGAATCGCCGACGCGCGATCACACCGAGCGGATGTTCCTGGGGCGCGGCGTCGACCTGCGCGTCGAGGGCAGCGTCGTGTCGCTGGTCCCGTCCGGACGCCTCGACGCGGCCGATCAATTGGTGCCGGGCGACCCGTCCTCGGCGGCGTTCTTCGCGGTGCTCGCCGCCATCGCAGACCGCGGAGAACTCGCGCTCGACGACGTCTGCATCAACCCGACGCGCGCCGGCGCCTTCCGGGTGCTCCAGCGCATGGGCGCGGCGCTGCGCTTCGAGGGCGCGCGCCTTGACGGCGGGGAAGAGATTGCGCGCGTGGTCGTCGCGCCGGGCGGGCTGCGCGGCACCGTCATCGAGGGGAGCGAGGTGCCATCGCTGGTGGACGAACTCCCCGTGCTCGCCTGCGCCGCGGCCTGCGCGGAGGGCGAAACGCGAGTCACCGGCGCCGGCGAACTGCGCGTGAAGGAAAGCGATCGCATCAAGGCGATCGTCGAGAACTTGCGCGCCGTCGGCGCCGAGGCGGAGGAGCTGACCGACGGCTTCGTCGTGCGCGGCTCTGGCCGCCGTCCGTTCACCGGGCGGGTGACGACGCACGCCGACCACCGCATCGCGATGGCGTTCGGCGTGCTTGGCGCGGTCCCCGGGAGCCAGATTACGGTGGACGACCCCGCCTGCGCGGCCGTGTCGTTCCCCACGTTCTGGGAGGAGCTCGCGCGTGTCGTCGGGTAG
- a CDS encoding TonB-dependent receptor encodes MRPTPRFQAVSRCLTIALAFLLAARAEAQTGKITGVVTDAATGQPIEGAQVLLQGTGYGQVSGANGRFFILGVAPGDYTVQARRIGYGTQQTTVSIAIDVTREINFKLSSAANTLQAVQIVENQENLVELKQTGTTQSISQEELQTLPVRNIKDALQLQAGFTEVPQVSTDLTAFTAARRQGITGVQIRGGRAGETMTLIDDIPVNNFLFGGPALDLTNKAVAGVSTIKGGMEPQYGNALSGVISTATREGGTTIQGALDYETSKVGKAVGGVSDGLKGYDFIEGFLSGPVPATSNKLRFLLAGRSTGSASQVLQYDNKVFQPFESDTIARNINAGDLLAGWRAQGYTSERDAFAKLTYLFGPTTKLNFSAMHFENARMNVGFDWGLMGFSRANQCIDTYRNAYKSIDVVDACNTFYDTDRLTPTGRPTGAARNTYVAPATVSEARDLLTARFEQTAGRLNYKIVVGQLSGRRETCATFFSGVCMGERVADTNFDGRFAVAGVTSVDITPTEGTDEIAGHDKNTTRLARFDVQYQATDHHNLAMGLFYQGHDILFREVRDVGLNNIQLQPSDYKAKPWDAAAYLQDRIEYDFLTVRVGARFDYGRAGGTSFNNPLDPTNGTTQLTVCTDPQRFGLPATWATGIDPVTKQPVTGIAACGLIASKGDSARDIAFRNDMGQAAVRRAFSPRLGLSFPVTDRSSAFFNFGVYYQNPLYNNVYQGTGIGTPTEGTAQATQFNAQTYVGNPRLRAEQSVSYEMGYVSEFGKGNKYSLQFVAFSKDQSGLTGIRNGGYLKGTIVRVFDPGVTYGTNSPSYTVLVNQDFQTVRGFELEFRRRLSNFWTGRLSYAYSQATTNASPPDLETQRTTEEGDIVARKEIRSDLDQNHQLGGSLSFIVANKTPGIWGGRYLKNSSVSFTTRLASGFPYTPSLTFTGNSADRLERNSGSAPLTFTINMQAQKDWTVANVRYGAFLRISNLLDRKNCSQVFATTGNCDGGASPQARLQSGNFTGEGESSTFFDRPQYLAGRRSINGGLSISF; translated from the coding sequence GTGCGTCCCACCCCACGCTTTCAGGCAGTCAGTCGCTGCCTGACAATCGCCCTTGCCTTCCTGCTCGCCGCGCGAGCGGAAGCGCAGACCGGCAAGATCACCGGCGTCGTCACCGACGCGGCGACAGGCCAGCCGATTGAAGGCGCCCAGGTCCTGTTGCAAGGCACCGGCTACGGCCAGGTGTCCGGGGCCAACGGGCGCTTCTTCATCCTCGGCGTCGCCCCCGGCGACTACACCGTCCAGGCGCGCCGCATCGGCTACGGCACGCAGCAGACGACGGTGTCGATCGCCATCGATGTGACGCGCGAGATCAACTTCAAGCTCTCCAGCGCCGCCAACACGCTGCAGGCGGTGCAGATCGTGGAGAACCAGGAGAACCTGGTGGAGTTGAAGCAGACGGGAACCACGCAGTCGATCTCGCAGGAGGAGCTGCAGACGCTGCCGGTGCGGAACATCAAGGACGCGCTGCAGCTGCAGGCCGGCTTCACCGAGGTGCCGCAGGTCTCCACCGACCTGACGGCCTTTACCGCGGCGCGCCGGCAGGGCATCACCGGCGTGCAGATCCGCGGCGGCCGCGCCGGCGAGACGATGACGCTCATCGACGACATCCCGGTCAACAACTTCCTCTTCGGCGGCCCCGCGCTCGACCTGACCAACAAGGCGGTGGCGGGCGTCTCGACGATCAAGGGCGGCATGGAGCCGCAGTACGGCAACGCGCTCTCCGGCGTGATCTCCACGGCGACGCGCGAGGGCGGCACGACCATCCAGGGCGCGCTCGACTACGAGACGTCGAAGGTCGGCAAGGCCGTTGGCGGCGTCTCCGACGGCCTCAAGGGCTACGACTTCATCGAAGGATTCCTCTCCGGTCCCGTGCCGGCGACCAGCAACAAGCTCCGCTTCTTGCTCGCCGGCCGCTCGACCGGCAGCGCGTCGCAGGTGCTGCAATACGACAACAAGGTCTTCCAGCCGTTCGAGAGCGACACGATCGCGCGCAACATCAACGCGGGGGACCTGCTCGCCGGCTGGCGGGCGCAGGGCTACACCTCGGAGCGCGACGCCTTCGCCAAGCTCACCTATCTCTTCGGCCCCACGACCAAGCTGAACTTCAGCGCGATGCACTTCGAGAACGCCCGCATGAACGTGGGGTTCGACTGGGGGCTGATGGGCTTCAGCCGCGCCAACCAGTGCATCGACACGTACCGCAATGCGTACAAGTCGATTGACGTCGTGGACGCCTGCAACACCTTCTACGACACCGACCGCCTCACGCCCACCGGCCGCCCGACGGGCGCCGCCCGCAACACGTATGTGGCGCCGGCGACCGTGAGCGAGGCGCGCGACCTGCTCACGGCGCGCTTCGAACAGACGGCCGGGCGCCTCAACTACAAGATCGTCGTCGGCCAGCTGAGCGGACGGCGCGAGACCTGCGCGACGTTCTTCTCCGGCGTCTGCATGGGCGAGCGCGTGGCCGACACCAACTTCGACGGCCGGTTCGCGGTGGCCGGCGTGACCTCGGTGGACATCACGCCCACCGAAGGGACGGATGAGATCGCCGGTCACGACAAGAACACCACGCGCCTCGCGCGCTTCGACGTGCAGTACCAGGCCACGGATCACCACAACCTCGCCATGGGCCTGTTCTACCAGGGCCACGACATCCTGTTCCGCGAGGTGCGCGACGTCGGCCTGAACAACATCCAACTGCAGCCGAGCGACTACAAGGCGAAGCCGTGGGACGCGGCGGCCTATCTCCAGGACCGCATCGAGTACGACTTCCTCACGGTGCGCGTCGGCGCCCGCTTCGACTACGGCCGCGCCGGCGGCACCTCGTTCAACAATCCGCTCGATCCCACCAACGGCACGACGCAGCTCACGGTCTGCACCGACCCGCAGCGCTTCGGGCTGCCGGCCACCTGGGCGACCGGCATCGACCCGGTCACCAAGCAGCCGGTGACCGGCATCGCCGCCTGCGGCCTGATCGCCAGCAAGGGCGACTCGGCGCGCGACATCGCGTTCAGGAACGACATGGGCCAGGCCGCGGTGCGCCGCGCCTTCAGCCCGCGCCTCGGTCTCTCCTTCCCCGTGACCGATCGCTCGAGCGCGTTCTTCAACTTCGGCGTCTACTACCAGAACCCGCTCTACAACAACGTCTACCAGGGGACCGGCATCGGCACGCCGACCGAGGGAACGGCCCAGGCGACGCAGTTCAACGCGCAGACCTACGTGGGCAACCCCCGCCTCCGCGCCGAGCAGTCCGTCTCGTACGAGATGGGCTACGTCTCGGAGTTCGGAAAGGGCAACAAGTATTCGCTACAGTTCGTCGCCTTCTCCAAGGACCAGTCCGGGCTCACCGGCATCCGCAACGGCGGCTACCTGAAGGGAACCATCGTCCGCGTCTTCGACCCGGGCGTCACGTACGGCACGAACTCGCCGAGCTACACGGTGCTCGTGAACCAGGACTTCCAGACGGTGCGCGGCTTCGAGCTCGAGTTCCGACGCCGCCTGAGCAACTTCTGGACCGGGCGCCTGAGCTACGCGTATTCGCAGGCGACCACCAACGCCTCGCCGCCGGACCTCGAGACGCAGCGCACCACGGAAGAGGGCGACATCGTCGCCCGCAAGGAGATCCGCAGCGACCTCGACCAGAATCACCAGCTCGGCGGGTCCCTCAGCTTCATCGTGGCCAACAAGACGCCGGGCATCTGGGGCGGCCGGTACCTGAAGAACTCGTCGGTGTCGTTCACGACGCGCCTGGCGAGCGGCTTCCCGTACACGCCCTCGCTCACCTTCACGGGCAACTCGGCCGATCGCCTCGAGCGCAACAGCGGCTCGGCGCCCTTGACCTTCACGATCAACATGCAGGCGCAGAAGGACTGGACCGTGGCCAACGTGCGCTACGGCGCGTTCCTCCGCATCAGCAACCTGCTCGATCGCAAGAACTGTTCGCAGGTCTTCGCCACCACGGGCAACTGCGATGGCGGCGCGTCGCCACAGGCACGGCTGCAGTCCGGAAACTTCACCGGCGAAGGCGAGTCCTCGACGTTCTTCGACCGTCCGCAATACCTCGCCGGTCGCCGGTCAATCAACGGCGGCCTCTCGATCAGCTTCTAA
- the lysC gene encoding lysine-sensitive aspartokinase 3, with amino-acid sequence MIVCKFGGTSVGDAAAIERTASIVRGRLAHQPVVVVSALAGTTNALLEIAAQTAHGQFIAAIRGIEALRERHLAVVDELLGASPEASDVAADVSMLFDELAHLGEALSVLGEVSARSLDAVAAYGERLSSPIVAAAFRQRGIPATWVDARRVMVTDDAFGKARPQPEAIADAAREQLLPIVRDGRVPVLGGYIGASPLGVTTTLGRGGSDYSAALFGAALDVDAIEIWTDVDGMLTADPRVIPAAQLIEHIRFDEAAELASFGAKVLHPSTIAPAVQRSIPVFIYNSHRPQAAGTRITFDAPRLSVRAIAGRGNVVLVNVKSSAMLGTPGVVSGIFSVFERFKLSVDVIATSEVSVSATIDEDAQLDAVLAALRAFGDVTVQRGRGIVAIVGAGLGEHTPTMARALTALGEMRVQMCSLSASAINLTLIVDGDQVHEAMRRLHRAFFEEGR; translated from the coding sequence ATGATCGTCTGCAAGTTCGGGGGCACGTCGGTCGGCGACGCCGCCGCGATTGAACGCACCGCGTCCATCGTGCGCGGGCGCCTCGCCCACCAGCCGGTGGTCGTCGTCTCCGCGCTCGCCGGCACCACCAACGCGCTGCTCGAGATCGCCGCGCAGACGGCCCACGGGCAGTTCATCGCGGCGATCCGCGGCATCGAGGCGCTGCGCGAGCGGCACCTCGCCGTGGTCGACGAACTGCTCGGCGCGAGCCCCGAGGCGTCCGACGTGGCCGCCGACGTGAGCATGCTGTTCGACGAACTGGCCCACCTGGGCGAGGCACTCTCCGTCCTCGGTGAAGTCAGCGCGCGGTCCCTCGACGCGGTGGCGGCCTATGGTGAGCGCCTGTCGTCGCCGATCGTTGCGGCGGCCTTCCGGCAGCGCGGCATTCCCGCCACGTGGGTCGATGCGCGCCGGGTGATGGTGACCGACGACGCGTTCGGCAAGGCGCGCCCGCAGCCCGAGGCGATTGCCGACGCGGCGCGCGAGCAGCTGCTGCCGATTGTCCGCGACGGACGCGTGCCCGTGCTCGGCGGCTACATCGGGGCCAGTCCGCTGGGCGTGACCACCACGCTCGGACGCGGCGGCTCCGACTACAGCGCGGCGCTGTTCGGCGCGGCGCTCGACGTGGACGCGATCGAGATCTGGACGGACGTGGACGGCATGCTGACGGCCGACCCGCGCGTGATCCCGGCCGCGCAGCTGATCGAGCACATTCGATTCGACGAGGCGGCCGAGCTGGCGAGCTTCGGCGCCAAGGTGCTGCACCCCAGCACCATCGCCCCCGCGGTGCAGCGCAGCATTCCCGTCTTCATCTACAACTCGCACCGGCCGCAGGCGGCGGGGACGCGCATCACCTTCGACGCGCCGCGACTGTCGGTGCGCGCCATCGCCGGCCGCGGCAACGTGGTGCTCGTGAACGTCAAGTCGAGCGCGATGCTCGGCACCCCCGGCGTGGTGAGCGGCATCTTCTCCGTCTTCGAGCGCTTCAAGCTGTCCGTGGACGTGATCGCCACGTCGGAGGTCAGCGTGTCGGCCACCATCGACGAGGATGCGCAGCTCGACGCCGTGCTGGCGGCGCTGCGCGCGTTTGGCGACGTGACGGTGCAGCGCGGCCGCGGCATCGTGGCCATCGTCGGGGCCGGACTCGGCGAGCACACCCCCACGATGGCGCGCGCGCTGACGGCGCTCGGCGAGATGCGCGTGCAGATGTGCTCGCTGAGCGCGAGCGCGATCAACCTCACGCTGATCGTGGACGGCGACCAGGTGCACGAAGCGATGCGTCGCCTGCACCGGGCATTCTTCGAGGAGGGGCGATGA
- a CDS encoding dihydrodipicolinate reductase C-terminal domain-containing protein, protein MSALRLAVIGDGKMGRLVRDLAAEQGVDVAAFLGRDDVLGAGITAASLNGANVAVEFTQPDAAAANVRACAQAGCAVVCGTTGWDAERAVVIGEVRSAGGALLWAPNFSLGVHIFTALVAEAARRAGAAGGFDAHLVETHHTAKLDAPSGTARQLARVAEQASGTAVPITSVRVGSVPGTHAFLLDGMFEQLRLVHEARDRRVFALGALAAARWIVGRRGVFTLDDMLDASGGA, encoded by the coding sequence ATGAGCGCGCTGCGGCTGGCGGTGATCGGCGACGGCAAGATGGGGCGGCTCGTGCGGGACCTGGCCGCCGAGCAGGGCGTGGACGTCGCCGCCTTTCTCGGGCGGGATGATGTGCTGGGCGCGGGGATCACCGCCGCCTCGCTGAACGGCGCGAATGTCGCCGTTGAGTTCACCCAGCCCGACGCGGCCGCGGCCAACGTGCGTGCCTGCGCGCAGGCCGGGTGCGCCGTCGTGTGCGGCACCACGGGCTGGGACGCGGAGCGCGCCGTGGTCATTGGCGAGGTCCGGTCGGCGGGCGGCGCGCTGCTCTGGGCGCCGAACTTCTCGCTCGGGGTGCACATCTTCACGGCGCTCGTGGCGGAGGCGGCCCGTCGCGCCGGCGCCGCCGGCGGGTTCGACGCGCACCTCGTGGAAACGCATCACACGGCCAAGCTCGATGCGCCCTCCGGCACGGCGCGCCAGCTCGCCCGCGTGGCGGAGCAGGCCTCGGGGACCGCCGTCCCCATCACCTCGGTGCGCGTCGGATCAGTGCCCGGGACGCACGCCTTCCTGCTCGACGGGATGTTCGAACAGCTGCGCCTCGTCCACGAGGCGCGGGACCGCCGCGTCTTCGCGCTGGGCGCGCTGGCCGCGGCGCGCTGGATCGTCGGGCGCCGCGGCGTCTTCACGCTCGATGACATGCTCGATGCCTCGGGAGGCGCCTAA
- a CDS encoding 2,3,4,5-tetrahydropyridine-2,6-dicarboxylate N-succinyltransferase, which produces MPPRLEVVALEQRVEALFNLPSHVPAPNDAEETIDLLLTALETGVVRAAMRADHDEWVAVPWVKRGILAGFRVGRMIDQSVLGDARVSRPFTFFDKHTYPTRALTLDDGIRVVPGGSSVRRGAFLARGVVCMPPMFVNVGAYVGAGTMIDSHALVGSCAQVGERVHLSAAAQIGGVLEPVNASPVVIEDDVVVGGNCGVYEGTVVRARAVLAAGVVLTRGTPVFDLVHERVIRAPAGGVLQIPSGAVVVPGARQVSQGWGREQGLSLQTPVIVKYRDDKTDVATALEGWLR; this is translated from the coding sequence ATGCCGCCTCGCCTCGAAGTCGTCGCGCTGGAGCAGCGCGTCGAAGCCCTCTTCAACCTGCCCAGCCACGTTCCCGCGCCGAACGACGCCGAGGAGACGATCGACCTCCTGCTGACCGCGCTCGAGACGGGCGTGGTGCGCGCCGCCATGCGGGCCGATCACGACGAGTGGGTGGCCGTCCCGTGGGTCAAGCGCGGCATCCTCGCGGGCTTTCGCGTCGGGCGCATGATCGACCAGTCGGTGCTCGGCGACGCGCGCGTCAGCCGGCCGTTCACGTTCTTCGACAAGCACACGTACCCCACCCGCGCCCTGACGCTCGACGACGGCATCCGCGTCGTCCCCGGCGGGTCGTCCGTCCGCCGCGGGGCGTTCCTCGCGCGCGGCGTCGTCTGCATGCCGCCGATGTTCGTGAATGTCGGCGCGTACGTCGGCGCCGGCACCATGATCGACTCGCACGCGCTGGTCGGCTCCTGCGCGCAGGTCGGTGAGCGGGTGCACCTCAGCGCGGCCGCGCAGATCGGCGGCGTGCTCGAGCCCGTCAACGCCTCGCCGGTCGTCATCGAGGACGACGTCGTGGTGGGCGGCAACTGCGGCGTCTACGAGGGCACGGTGGTGCGCGCGCGCGCGGTGCTGGCCGCCGGCGTGGTGCTGACGCGCGGCACGCCGGTCTTCGACCTGGTGCATGAGCGCGTGATCCGCGCGCCGGCCGGCGGCGTGCTGCAGATTCCGTCTGGTGCCGTGGTCGTGCCGGGCGCGCGGCAGGTGAGCCAGGGATGGGGCCGGGAGCAGGGGCTCTCGCTGCAGACGCCGGTGATCGTGAAGTACCGCGACGACAAGACCGACGTGGCCACCGCTCTCGAGGGGTGGCTGCGGTGA
- the asd gene encoding aspartate-semialdehyde dehydrogenase: MNAPRPPIKVAVLGATGAVGQTFVRLLEGHPWFELAEVAASERSAGKPYREVTRWIEGDMPKGVAGLVVKPCDPASVTAPIVFSALDSGVAGEVEAAFAAAGRLVLSNAKNYRMEPDVPLVIPEVNADHLALLDAQRAARSWTGGIVTNANCAATMAAVALAPLHAAFGARRVFVATMQAVSGAGYPGVPSLDILGNVIPYIGDEEPKIEREMQKMLGVMGAQGVIAAPFAVSAHANRVAVENGHTVCLSVEFAREPALEEAARQLKEWRGHAAVRGLPSAPAAPLHFFETDDRPQPRRDVMRGGGMTVSVGRLRRDPLFHLKFVCMGHNTIRGAAGGSILNAELLVATGRAGAR; encoded by the coding sequence ATGAACGCCCCTCGTCCCCCCATCAAAGTTGCGGTCCTCGGCGCCACGGGCGCGGTGGGCCAGACCTTCGTCCGCCTGCTCGAGGGACATCCGTGGTTTGAGCTCGCCGAGGTCGCGGCGTCGGAGCGCTCGGCGGGGAAGCCGTACCGCGAAGTGACGCGGTGGATCGAAGGCGACATGCCAAAGGGCGTGGCCGGGCTCGTCGTGAAGCCCTGCGACCCCGCGTCGGTGACGGCGCCCATCGTCTTCTCCGCGCTCGACAGCGGCGTGGCGGGCGAGGTCGAAGCCGCCTTCGCGGCGGCCGGCCGCCTGGTGCTGAGCAACGCGAAGAACTACCGCATGGAGCCGGACGTTCCGCTCGTGATTCCCGAGGTGAACGCCGACCATCTCGCGCTGCTCGACGCGCAGCGCGCGGCGCGCAGCTGGACGGGCGGCATCGTCACCAACGCCAACTGCGCCGCGACGATGGCCGCGGTGGCGCTCGCGCCGCTGCACGCGGCGTTCGGCGCGCGCCGCGTCTTCGTCGCGACCATGCAGGCGGTGAGCGGGGCGGGGTATCCCGGCGTGCCGTCGCTCGACATCCTCGGCAATGTCATTCCGTACATCGGCGACGAAGAGCCGAAGATCGAGCGCGAGATGCAGAAGATGCTCGGCGTGATGGGTGCGCAGGGGGTGATCGCCGCGCCGTTCGCCGTGAGCGCGCATGCCAACCGCGTCGCCGTGGAGAACGGACACACGGTCTGCCTCTCGGTGGAGTTCGCGCGCGAGCCGGCGCTCGAGGAGGCGGCGCGCCAGTTGAAGGAGTGGCGCGGGCACGCCGCCGTGCGCGGCCTGCCGTCGGCGCCGGCCGCGCCGCTGCACTTCTTCGAGACGGACGACCGGCCGCAGCCGCGTCGCGACGTGATGCGCGGCGGGGGAATGACGGTGTCGGTCGGGCGCCTGCGCCGCGATCCGCTCTTCCACCTGAAGTTCGTCTGCATGGGGCACAACACGATTCGCGGGGCGGCGGGCGGGTCCATCCTGAACGCCGAGCTGCTGGTGGCGACCGGGCGCGCGGGCGCCAGATGA